Proteins encoded in a region of the Mucilaginibacter sabulilitoris genome:
- the fdhD gene encoding formate dehydrogenase accessory sulfurtransferase FdhD, with the protein MATKSTQSIRIVKVNATAGITTTDALAIEEPLEIRLEHGPETQRQVQNISVTMRTPGHDAELAAGFLFTEGIIKNPEDITSIEHCFIACAENKENVIQVSLNPGVVPHLQNTERNFYTTSSCGVCGKGSINAIRTVSSFAEQTTDHDTIQADILYRLPELLRRYQRVFDDTGGLHASALFTPLGELLLLREDVGRHNALDKLIGAALHYNWLPLHQTVLLLSGRASFELVQKAAMAGMHIIAAVGAPSSLAVELATEFNITLIGFLRDERFNIYTAAHRVLIPSYENTY; encoded by the coding sequence ATGGCCACAAAGTCAACACAAAGCATCCGTATTGTAAAGGTAAACGCCACCGCGGGTATTACAACTACCGACGCCCTTGCCATTGAAGAACCGTTAGAAATAAGGCTCGAGCATGGTCCGGAGACACAAAGGCAGGTCCAAAACATTTCGGTTACCATGCGTACACCCGGTCATGATGCCGAACTGGCAGCCGGCTTCCTGTTTACCGAGGGTATCATCAAAAACCCGGAAGATATAACCTCAATCGAACATTGCTTTATTGCTTGTGCCGAAAATAAGGAGAATGTTATCCAGGTAAGTTTAAACCCCGGCGTTGTACCTCACCTGCAAAATACAGAACGTAATTTTTATACCACTTCCAGTTGCGGTGTTTGTGGCAAAGGCTCTATCAATGCCATACGTACTGTGAGCAGTTTCGCAGAACAGACAACAGACCACGATACCATACAAGCCGATATTTTATACCGCCTGCCTGAACTTTTACGCCGCTATCAGCGTGTTTTTGATGATACCGGTGGGCTCCATGCATCGGCATTATTTACCCCCCTGGGCGAGCTTTTATTGCTGCGTGAGGACGTAGGCCGGCACAACGCGCTTGATAAACTTATAGGCGCGGCACTTCATTACAACTGGCTGCCCCTGCACCAAACGGTACTGTTACTAAGTGGCAGGGCAAGTTTTGAACTGGTACAAAAAGCGGCTATGGCGGGCATGCATATTATTGCAGCTGTAGGCGCCCCATCCAGTTTGGCTGTGGAGCTGGCAACAGAATTTAACATTACACTAATAGGATTTTTACGCGATGAGCGTTTTAATATATACACCGCGGCACACCGCGTGTTAATACCAAGTTATGAAAATACGTATTAA
- a CDS encoding Crp/Fnr family transcriptional regulator, translated as MKNNPLLTQPTVPSAWKKYRHLWKYEDVPAKHLLLKEGDICRKVILIEKGSLRTWFNHDGREISFQFYFEGDAVSSPESFYKHTPSQFSIETLEPTRLRWLDTRDMEIIIKDPVILHFMMNHANERRTEFMRHFFSYLKDSPTQRYENLLREKPEVIKRVPLQHIATYLGITQVSLSRIRNKIR; from the coding sequence ATGAAAAATAACCCTTTACTAACTCAGCCTACTGTACCGTCCGCATGGAAAAAGTATCGCCATTTATGGAAGTATGAGGATGTACCCGCTAAGCACCTGCTTTTAAAAGAAGGGGATATTTGCCGCAAGGTTATTTTAATTGAAAAAGGTAGTTTGCGTACCTGGTTTAATCACGACGGCAGAGAAATAAGCTTTCAATTCTATTTTGAGGGCGATGCGGTTTCATCGCCGGAAAGTTTTTATAAACACACACCCAGCCAATTCAGTATTGAAACCTTAGAGCCTACACGCTTGCGCTGGTTAGATACCCGCGATATGGAAATAATTATAAAAGACCCGGTAATACTACATTTTATGATGAACCACGCCAATGAACGAAGGACTGAGTTTATGCGGCACTTTTTTTCATATCTGAAAGACAGTCCCACCCAGCGTTACGAGAACCTGTTAAGAGAAAAACCAGAGGTAATAAAGCGCGTACCACTGCAGCACATAGCAACTTACCTGGGTATTACACAAGTATCGTTAAGCCGCATCCGCAATAAGATTAGGTAG
- a CDS encoding O-acetyl-ADP-ribose deacetylase, with product MTINRIELVQGDITKVKADAIVNAANTSLLGGGGVDGAIHRAGGKAILEECIKIRNRQGSCKTGEAVMTTAGDLPAKYVIHTVGPVYNDGKHGEDELLTSAYLNSLKLATENHVTTLAFPNISTGIYHFPKEKAAAIAIKTVKDYLADHFIVRQVIFVCFDDENYGIYKKLLKY from the coding sequence ATGACAATTAACCGCATAGAACTTGTACAAGGCGACATCACCAAAGTTAAAGCCGATGCCATTGTAAATGCCGCCAATACCTCATTGCTTGGTGGTGGTGGTGTTGATGGTGCTATTCACCGTGCTGGAGGGAAGGCCATATTAGAGGAATGTATAAAAATACGCAACCGGCAGGGTAGCTGTAAAACCGGAGAGGCTGTGATGACCACTGCAGGTGATTTACCAGCCAAATACGTGATACATACCGTAGGTCCGGTTTATAATGATGGTAAACACGGTGAGGACGAATTATTGACTTCGGCGTATCTGAACAGTCTGAAGCTGGCTACAGAAAACCATGTAACAACATTAGCCTTTCCAAATATAAGTACGGGCATTTATCACTTTCCAAAAGAAAAGGCAGCTGCCATTGCCATTAAAACAGTAAAAGATTACCTGGCAGATCACTTTATTGTGCGGCAGGTGATATTTGTTTGCTTTGACGACGAAAACTACGGCATATATAAAAAATTACTGAAGTACTGA
- a CDS encoding DUF7009 family protein, with protein sequence MKIRIKGNSLRYRLTRTDTAQLAEEGYLQEQVDFGSQQLFYALRVVDDEQLSATYKDNTITMYVPKRLVLEFADTDKVGFEGIHGNLSLLVEKDFTCLDNVTEDQSDNYPNPLAAKKV encoded by the coding sequence ATGAAAATACGTATTAAAGGTAATTCATTAAGATACAGGCTTACCCGCACTGATACTGCCCAACTGGCCGAAGAAGGGTATCTGCAGGAACAGGTTGATTTTGGCAGCCAGCAGCTTTTTTACGCACTGCGTGTGGTTGATGACGAACAACTATCGGCTACCTATAAGGATAACACGATTACTATGTATGTACCTAAAAGGTTAGTATTGGAATTTGCAGATACCGACAAAGTGGGCTTTGAGGGCATACACGGCAATTTAAGCCTACTGGTTGAAAAGGATTTTACCTGTCTGGATAACGTAACTGAAGATCAGAGCGATAATTACCCCAATCCATTAGCGGCAAAAAAGGTATGA
- the moaC gene encoding cyclic pyranopterin monophosphate synthase MoaC, translating to MLTHIDRQGNPSMVDVGEKQATRRTATARSVVVLPDEILQLLVNNDLMSKKGPVFQTAIIAGIMAAKKTGDLIPLCHPLGMDNCDITIQVNGKREIVIDCTTSITAKTGIEMEALVGASIAALTIYDMCKAMSHDIVIKETKLIAKTGGKRDFKRA from the coding sequence ATGCTAACCCATATAGATAGACAAGGCAATCCATCAATGGTTGATGTAGGCGAAAAGCAGGCCACCCGCCGCACTGCCACAGCGCGCAGCGTGGTTGTTTTGCCCGATGAAATATTGCAGCTGCTGGTTAATAACGACCTGATGAGCAAAAAGGGCCCTGTGTTTCAAACGGCTATTATAGCAGGCATTATGGCAGCCAAAAAAACCGGTGACCTGATACCGCTTTGCCATCCGTTGGGTATGGATAACTGTGATATTACTATACAGGTTAACGGGAAGCGGGAAATAGTGATTGACTGTACCACAAGCATTACCGCTAAAACCGGTATTGAGATGGAGGCACTGGTAGGGGCATCAATAGCGGCGCTTACCATTTATGATATGTGTAAAGCCATGAGCCATGATATTGTGATAAAAGAAACCAAACTGATAGCAAAAACAGGAGGTAAACGTGACTTTAAAAGAGCATAA
- a CDS encoding molybdenum cofactor biosynthesis protein MoaE, whose product MNNTQILLSAETLNIQSCIDWVMSPESGGIDVFIGTVRNATKGKAVLKLDFEAYEPMAVSEMEKIAKQAFEKWPVQRVLIHHRTGILQVGEVPVVIAVSAAHRDAAFDACRYIIDTLKQTVPIWKKESFEDGEVWVAAHP is encoded by the coding sequence ATGAACAATACGCAAATATTACTTTCTGCCGAAACCCTGAACATTCAATCCTGCATTGACTGGGTTATGTCACCCGAATCAGGTGGTATTGATGTATTTATTGGCACTGTACGTAATGCGACCAAGGGTAAAGCCGTATTAAAGCTCGATTTTGAAGCCTACGAACCTATGGCTGTGAGCGAAATGGAAAAAATAGCGAAACAAGCTTTTGAAAAATGGCCGGTACAAAGGGTATTGATCCATCACCGTACAGGTATTTTGCAGGTTGGTGAAGTTCCGGTTGTTATTGCTGTATCTGCAGCACATCGTGACGCTGCCTTTGATGCCTGTCGTTACATCATTGACACCTTAAAACAAACCGTACCTATCTGGAAAAAGGAGAGTTTCGAGGATGGCGAGGTTTGGGTAGCAGCACACCCCTGA
- a CDS encoding MoaD/ThiS family protein: MTINVLAFGVAKEIFGNSQVSLELTNDATIYNLKYLLEQQYPRLKQLASYMVAVNNEYALPGDTIHERDEIAIIPPVSGG, encoded by the coding sequence ATGACGATTAACGTGCTGGCATTTGGTGTGGCAAAGGAGATATTTGGAAATTCGCAGGTTAGCCTTGAATTAACAAACGATGCCACCATTTACAATTTAAAATACTTGTTGGAGCAACAGTATCCGCGCTTAAAACAACTGGCATCGTACATGGTGGCTGTTAACAACGAATACGCCCTGCCCGGAGATACCATACATGAACGCGACGAAATTGCTATTATTCCGCCGGTAAGCGGAGGATGA
- a CDS encoding FdhF/YdeP family oxidoreductase, with protein MSKEIEERPAAENPEELLHLKLEPQKKWAAGIPAVSAAMVDILKEAGFVRGMEGLFKMNKKDGFDCSGCAWPDPDDDRSPIAEYCENGAKALAEEATTKKLTAEFFAQNSVTDLAKLNDYEIGKKGRIAQPVYLPKGATHYQPISWDDAFKKIGDKLNSLKSPNEAAFYTSGRTSNEASFTYQLFVREYGTNNLPDCSNMCHESTGVALADSIGIGKGTVTLNDFYDTDVIIIIGQNPGTNHPRMLTALQKAKERGSKIIAVNPLHEAGLMGFKNPQTVKGLLGINTHLADLYLQVKINGDMALLKAIEKLLYKAELENPGKVFDHEFIKNNTEGYVAFLDHLNQYDLNQLASEADVPLAQIEQAADILKDKSKIIICWAMGVTQHKNGVATVKEIVNLAILKGSIGKPGAGLCPVRGHSNVQGNRTMMIFDKPYPRQMDKLKEVYGFEPPREHGYDVVESIQAMHEGKLKVFFAMGGNFLSATPDTTYTAEALRKLVMSVHVSTKLNRSHLVHGEEALILPTLSRSDKDMINGEAQFISCENSMGVIQMSKGMLEPISKDMMSENQIVCRLAKATLGSRSVVNWDKYEKSYDAIRDDIARVIPGFEDYNQRVRIPAGFYLPNAPRMGKFESEKHGSRVVFNIADLPKHEQADGEYRMTTIRSHDQFNTTIYGLDDRYRGIHNERRVIFMNETDVQKAGFKSGEQVDLYNNYGGVERVARLFVVIPYSIPAGCTATYYPEANVLIPIDSVAEQSNTPTSKLVFIKIKKH; from the coding sequence ATGAGCAAGGAGATAGAAGAACGGCCTGCTGCAGAAAACCCGGAGGAACTGCTTCACCTTAAACTGGAACCCCAAAAGAAATGGGCCGCCGGCATCCCGGCGGTATCGGCGGCTATGGTTGATATTTTGAAAGAAGCAGGGTTTGTGCGTGGGATGGAGGGCTTGTTCAAAATGAACAAAAAAGACGGCTTTGATTGTTCTGGCTGTGCCTGGCCTGATCCGGACGATGACCGGTCGCCCATTGCAGAATATTGTGAGAATGGCGCAAAGGCCCTGGCTGAGGAAGCCACAACCAAAAAGCTTACGGCCGAATTCTTCGCCCAAAACTCCGTTACTGATTTGGCTAAGCTAAACGATTATGAAATAGGTAAAAAAGGTCGAATAGCGCAGCCTGTTTACCTGCCTAAAGGTGCAACCCATTATCAGCCCATCAGCTGGGACGACGCTTTTAAAAAAATAGGCGACAAGCTAAACAGCCTGAAATCGCCAAATGAGGCTGCCTTTTATACCTCCGGGCGCACCAGTAACGAGGCATCATTTACTTACCAATTGTTTGTGCGCGAATATGGCACCAATAACCTGCCTGATTGCTCCAACATGTGCCATGAGTCAACCGGTGTTGCACTGGCAGATTCTATAGGTATTGGTAAGGGCACGGTAACCTTGAATGATTTTTACGATACCGACGTCATTATCATCATAGGCCAAAATCCTGGTACCAATCACCCGCGCATGCTTACCGCGCTGCAAAAAGCAAAGGAACGCGGATCAAAAATTATTGCTGTTAATCCCCTGCATGAGGCGGGGTTAATGGGCTTTAAAAATCCACAAACAGTTAAAGGGTTATTGGGTATCAACACTCATCTTGCAGATTTGTACCTGCAGGTAAAGATTAATGGCGATATGGCTCTGTTAAAAGCTATTGAAAAGTTGTTGTACAAGGCGGAGCTGGAAAATCCGGGTAAGGTATTCGACCATGAATTTATAAAAAATAATACCGAAGGTTATGTGGCTTTCCTTGATCATTTAAATCAATATGACCTTAATCAGCTCGCATCGGAAGCTGATGTGCCACTGGCTCAAATTGAGCAGGCTGCGGACATACTTAAAGATAAAAGCAAAATCATTATTTGCTGGGCTATGGGTGTTACCCAGCACAAGAACGGTGTTGCTACGGTAAAGGAGATTGTTAACTTGGCCATTTTAAAAGGGAGCATTGGCAAACCGGGCGCCGGCCTATGCCCCGTGCGGGGGCATAGTAACGTGCAGGGCAACCGTACCATGATGATATTTGACAAGCCCTATCCCCGCCAGATGGATAAGCTGAAAGAGGTTTATGGATTTGAGCCGCCGCGTGAGCATGGGTATGATGTGGTAGAATCTATACAGGCGATGCATGAGGGCAAACTGAAAGTGTTTTTTGCCATGGGCGGTAATTTTCTTTCGGCTACGCCGGATACTACTTATACTGCCGAAGCTTTACGCAAACTGGTGATGTCGGTACACGTATCAACAAAGCTTAACCGCAGTCATCTGGTGCATGGTGAGGAAGCATTGATATTGCCTACACTGTCTCGCAGCGACAAAGACATGATCAATGGCGAGGCCCAGTTCATCAGTTGTGAAAACTCCATGGGCGTAATCCAGATGTCGAAGGGCATGCTGGAGCCCATATCTAAAGATATGATGAGCGAAAACCAAATCGTGTGTCGGCTTGCTAAGGCCACCCTGGGCAGTCGCTCGGTAGTAAATTGGGATAAATATGAGAAAAGTTATGATGCAATACGTGATGATATTGCGAGGGTGATTCCGGGATTTGAAGATTATAACCAAAGAGTACGTATCCCCGCAGGTTTTTATTTACCCAACGCCCCGCGAATGGGCAAGTTTGAAAGCGAAAAACATGGCAGTCGGGTAGTGTTTAACATAGCCGATCTGCCAAAGCACGAGCAAGCCGACGGCGAATACCGCATGACCACCATCCGCAGTCATGACCAGTTTAATACTACTATTTATGGGCTCGACGACCGATATCGTGGCATACATAACGAACGACGGGTAATATTCATGAACGAAACCGACGTGCAAAAGGCCGGCTTTAAATCGGGCGAGCAGGTTGACTTGTATAACAACTACGGAGGGGTTGAGCGTGTGGCCCGTCTGTTTGTGGTAATCCCTTACAGCATTCCCGCAGGCTGCACTGCCACCTATTACCCCGAAGCTAATGTTTTGATACCAATAGACAGTGTTGCAGAACAAAGTAATACGCCTACATCAAAACTGGTATTTATTAAAATTAAAAAACATTAG
- a CDS encoding Crp/Fnr family transcriptional regulator codes for MHPALKKQFEGKINFSAEHEQLIDRCFKPKSTKRNEILVEKGSIVKQIFFVIKGCLRIFLIDDEGNESTRFLIFENHFGTAFPSFILQQPSLAAIQSLEPSELLVLNYADRQKLMDEVPGWETMYRIGLEQDYIAAIQRIESLITMDSKERYQILMQTQPEIIQRLPGKIVADYLGVSQETLSRLKSKK; via the coding sequence ATGCACCCTGCGTTAAAAAAACAATTTGAAGGAAAGATCAACTTTTCTGCCGAACATGAACAGCTGATTGACCGGTGTTTTAAACCAAAATCAACTAAACGCAATGAGATACTGGTTGAAAAGGGGAGCATCGTAAAACAGATTTTTTTTGTAATAAAGGGGTGCCTGCGTATATTTTTAATTGATGATGAAGGTAATGAATCAACCCGTTTCCTGATATTTGAAAATCACTTCGGAACTGCGTTTCCCAGCTTTATATTACAACAACCCTCATTAGCGGCCATACAAAGTCTTGAACCATCGGAGCTTCTGGTATTAAACTATGCTGATCGTCAAAAATTAATGGATGAGGTTCCCGGTTGGGAAACGATGTATCGTATTGGGCTTGAACAAGATTATATAGCAGCCATTCAGAGGATTGAGAGTCTGATTACTATGGATTCTAAAGAACGCTATCAAATACTGATGCAAACCCAGCCCGAGATTATACAACGGCTACCCGGAAAAATAGTGGCCGATTATCTGGGTGTATCACAGGAAACCCTGAGCAGGCTTAAATCAAAAAAATAA
- a CDS encoding HesA/MoeB/ThiF family protein: MTIDTLKYSCQMALPGFSEETQQLLQQARVLIVGAGGLGCPAAQYLTSSGIGTLGIADYDTVSISNLHRQILYSPGDIGKSKVTVACERLQQQNPDVKIVAHSEKITSDNVLGIIEHYDIVLDGTDNFDTRYLLNDACVMTGKPLVYGAIYQFEGQIAVWNIVYDENSRSPNYRDLFPKVDATQIPNCTEGGVIPTLAGIIGSMQANEVIKYITKTGELLVGKVLIFDAQNMQSRIIKIGNTSKTPVRGLSATVNIPLISVAELKERMDDNSVELVDVRTEQEREAFDFGGIHIPLDEVEGYLAYFTDPNPKVLYCATGKRSAEAVKLILKKIPDANVFSLDGGLRAFIGER; this comes from the coding sequence ATGACTATAGATACTTTAAAATATAGTTGCCAAATGGCCCTGCCCGGCTTTAGCGAGGAAACACAGCAGCTTTTGCAACAAGCCCGGGTACTCATTGTGGGTGCCGGCGGACTTGGCTGCCCGGCCGCGCAATATTTAACCTCAAGCGGTATTGGTACTTTGGGCATTGCCGATTATGATACCGTGTCGATAAGTAACTTGCACAGGCAAATACTGTATTCGCCCGGTGATATAGGCAAAAGCAAGGTCACTGTTGCCTGTGAACGTTTGCAGCAGCAAAATCCCGATGTTAAGATCGTGGCGCATTCAGAAAAAATCACCTCCGATAATGTATTGGGCATTATAGAGCATTATGACATTGTGCTTGATGGTACAGACAATTTTGATACCCGTTATTTATTGAACGATGCTTGTGTGATGACCGGCAAGCCGCTGGTTTATGGGGCTATTTACCAGTTTGAGGGGCAGATAGCGGTATGGAACATCGTTTATGACGAAAATTCAAGATCGCCCAATTACCGTGACCTTTTTCCGAAGGTTGATGCTACCCAGATACCCAATTGCACCGAAGGAGGGGTGATCCCCACACTTGCCGGTATTATAGGTAGCATGCAGGCTAATGAGGTGATCAAATATATTACCAAAACCGGTGAACTGCTGGTGGGTAAGGTGCTAATCTTTGATGCGCAGAACATGCAGAGCCGTATCATTAAAATTGGTAATACTTCAAAAACGCCCGTGCGGGGATTGTCGGCAACGGTAAATATTCCACTGATATCAGTTGCGGAATTAAAGGAGCGTATGGACGATAATTCTGTTGAGCTGGTGGATGTACGTACGGAACAGGAGCGGGAAGCTTTTGACTTTGGAGGGATCCATATTCCGTTAGACGAGGTTGAAGGTTACCTGGCTTATTTTACTGATCCGAACCCCAAAGTGCTTTACTGCGCAACCGGCAAACGCAGCGCTGAAGCTGTAAAGCTTATCCTCAAAAAAATCCCCGATGCTAATGTGTTTTCGTTAGATGGCGGTTTGAGGGCTTTTATTGGAGAAAGATAA
- a CDS encoding GNAT family N-acetyltransferase: MGIRKATLADQPAISKLLDQLGYPGTEAYLQQNLQIMLSEPLSEVLVYELDGEVAGFIAFDFIPQLATKGDFARISCFAVDENTRSKGIGYLLEEHFTRLANERNCDRIEVHCHSRRIGAHRFYQRQGYEESPKYFRKILTDQNI, translated from the coding sequence ATGGGTATCAGAAAAGCTACTTTGGCCGATCAGCCGGCTATATCAAAACTGCTTGATCAATTAGGATATCCCGGGACCGAGGCTTATTTGCAGCAAAACTTACAGATCATGTTAAGCGAGCCCTTATCAGAAGTTTTGGTTTATGAACTTGATGGTGAGGTTGCCGGTTTTATTGCCTTTGATTTTATTCCGCAGCTGGCAACCAAGGGGGATTTTGCAAGGATAAGTTGTTTTGCTGTTGACGAAAACACGCGGAGCAAGGGAATTGGCTATTTATTAGAAGAACACTTTACCCGGCTTGCCAACGAAAGAAATTGCGATAGGATTGAGGTTCATTGCCATTCGCGCAGGATTGGTGCCCACCGTTTTTATCAACGCCAGGGTTATGAAGAATCGCCAAAGTACTTTAGAAAAATATTGACTGACCAGAACATCTGA
- a CDS encoding NTP transferase domain-containing protein encodes MTLKEHNKHTKLARPVSGNFGRNEWSIVGGPCTVIKLLAHDVIGALSPAYKCAYADTSHNDDITLVPGRLTNGAILDYTDQINYQQYNFQNPVMPYQLKQAFANADLVLVNGNHQQAKAQVVIIDINKRASLLKRVEQLTNVSLFLLADNSDEIFDFIQEAIPQWQDIPVYKLSEREKIISFFETNLKLSRPVLNGLVLAGGKSQRMGFDKSSVNWHGKPQKYYMADMLKPYCNEVFISCRPGPQSEIDPQYLALEDTFTGLGPFGAILSAFREKPNNAWLVIACDLPLMDEDTLRNLVAWRNSSSTATAYHSPVTNFPEPLIAIWEPKSYSILLSFLAQGYSCPRKVLINSEINLLNAPNPDALTNVNTPEDLEKIKRVIHQKTAAN; translated from the coding sequence GTGACTTTAAAAGAGCATAATAAACATACTAAACTGGCACGTCCGGTATCCGGAAATTTCGGTCGCAATGAATGGTCAATCGTAGGCGGCCCATGTACGGTTATTAAATTGCTGGCCCATGATGTAATCGGGGCGTTATCGCCTGCTTATAAATGCGCTTATGCCGATACATCGCACAATGATGATATTACGCTGGTTCCGGGCAGGCTTACCAACGGCGCAATACTTGACTATACCGACCAGATAAATTATCAGCAATATAACTTTCAAAACCCGGTGATGCCCTACCAACTTAAACAGGCGTTTGCCAATGCCGATCTGGTACTCGTAAACGGTAATCACCAGCAGGCAAAAGCGCAGGTAGTTATTATTGACATTAACAAACGGGCATCATTGTTAAAAAGGGTGGAGCAGCTTACCAATGTATCGCTGTTTTTATTGGCCGATAACAGTGATGAAATTTTTGACTTTATACAGGAGGCCATTCCCCAATGGCAGGATATTCCGGTTTACAAGCTATCAGAAAGGGAAAAGATCATCAGTTTTTTTGAAACTAACCTGAAACTGTCAAGGCCGGTTTTAAATGGCCTGGTTTTGGCGGGCGGCAAAAGCCAGCGCATGGGTTTTGACAAGAGCAGTGTGAACTGGCACGGCAAGCCGCAAAAGTATTATATGGCCGATATGTTGAAACCTTACTGCAATGAGGTATTTATATCATGCAGGCCCGGTCCGCAAAGTGAAATTGACCCGCAATACCTCGCTTTGGAAGATACTTTTACGGGTTTAGGTCCTTTTGGGGCTATACTATCTGCCTTTCGCGAAAAGCCCAATAATGCCTGGTTGGTAATAGCCTGCGACCTGCCATTGATGGATGAGGATACATTGCGTAACCTGGTTGCCTGGCGCAACAGCTCGTCGACTGCTACGGCTTATCATAGTCCGGTAACTAATTTTCCGGAACCTCTGATAGCCATATGGGAACCCAAAAGCTATTCGATACTATTGTCATTTTTAGCGCAGGGATATTCGTGCCCCCGTAAAGTGCTCATCAATAGTGAAATTAACCTGTTAAATGCGCCCAATCCGGATGCGTTGACTAATGTGAACACACCCGAAGACCTGGAAAAAATAAAAAGAGTCATTCATCAAAAAACAGCTGCCAACTAA
- a CDS encoding VOC family protein produces MSLLKIIPKVIYDDINTGIRFFTALGFEVKYAENDFCIMARDGVTIQLIASEENFIIGDRPEFRIETDDIEGYYAEIKAQNPEILHPNLNVIKHQPWGLTEFAVSDETSVCIIIQQR; encoded by the coding sequence ATGAGCTTACTTAAAATAATCCCGAAAGTTATTTATGATGATATCAATACCGGTATCAGGTTTTTTACCGCTCTTGGTTTTGAGGTAAAATACGCAGAAAACGATTTTTGCATTATGGCCCGCGATGGGGTGACTATTCAGCTAATTGCCAGCGAAGAAAACTTTATCATAGGCGACAGACCGGAATTCCGCATTGAAACGGATGATATTGAAGGCTATTATGCAGAAATCAAAGCCCAAAATCCGGAAATTTTACATCCTAACCTAAATGTGATCAAACACCAGCCCTGGGGTTTAACTGAATTTGCCGTCAGCGACGAAACCTCCGTTTGTATTATCATTCAGCAGCGATAA
- a CDS encoding VOC family protein, whose translation MRPQLNAITLAVKDLVNLKHFYANVLNWEIMDENPDIVMFRLEHIILTLYKEKEHAKYLGALAGEHISPKFYFTLNTVSPQQTDTLFAELKAKGVTIVKEARQLFWGGYGGIITDLENNFWEICYNPMS comes from the coding sequence ATGAGGCCACAATTAAATGCCATAACATTAGCGGTAAAAGACTTAGTCAACCTAAAGCATTTTTATGCCAATGTGCTTAACTGGGAAATCATGGATGAAAACCCGGATATTGTTATGTTCAGACTGGAGCATATTATCCTAACGCTTTATAAAGAAAAAGAACATGCAAAATACCTGGGCGCATTGGCCGGCGAGCATATATCACCTAAATTTTACTTCACTTTAAATACAGTCTCACCACAGCAAACTGATACGCTATTTGCCGAACTCAAAGCCAAGGGTGTTACTATTGTTAAAGAAGCTCGCCAGCTTTTTTGGGGTGGGTATGGTGGCATTATAACCGACCTGGAAAATAATTTCTGGGAGATATGTTATAACCCGATGTCCTGA
- a CDS encoding ferritin family protein yields the protein MSFDQYHEPASELSAETRTFARMIVSLTEEAEAINWYEQRIAVETDKDAKAIMQNAQQEEFKHFGMDLEFLLRKKPVWQTTLKSILFQKGDIVELGTKGEEAAE from the coding sequence ATGTCATTCGATCAATATCATGAACCCGCAAGCGAGCTATCGGCAGAGACCCGCACCTTTGCCAGGATGATTGTTTCTTTAACTGAAGAAGCTGAAGCCATAAATTGGTATGAACAGCGTATTGCTGTTGAAACCGATAAGGATGCCAAAGCCATTATGCAAAATGCCCAGCAGGAAGAGTTTAAACATTTTGGTATGGATCTGGAGTTTTTATTACGTAAAAAGCCGGTTTGGCAAACTACCCTTAAATCCATTTTGTTTCAAAAAGGCGATATTGTAGAGCTGGGCACAAAAGGCGAAGAGGCAGCTGAATAA